In Anabas testudineus chromosome 12, fAnaTes1.2, whole genome shotgun sequence, the genomic stretch ACGTCATTGCATTGGAACAAAAAATAATCTATGAACACCAAAAGATAATCATGATACAATACATAATCATCATAAAGGAATAAATAACTTATAAACtggtgcaaaaaaacaacagaaacatttttgcaATATTGCCTCCATTGGACAAGATTTCCTTTTTTACATTCTGGCTTAGCAGCACAGCTTCCCTTTACATCAGCTTTGCACTAACAGGCACCGCACGTGTGTCTGCAAATGTTTATGAAACACGGCACCTTTCTCCACGAGTGCAGTCGTCTGCTGCCTCCATGTGGACAGTAGCTTTACCACTTGTAAATGTCCCACGGTCTTCCACGTCCGTCTGCCTAGCTGATCTTTTGCAGCAGTTTCTCTTCTATGAGTTCAAACTGCACACTGACTGACATTTCTGCGATGAACTGGTCGCATCCCTCCTTAGTCACCTGTTTGCAGTATCGCAGGTCAATATGACAAATGCTTCCACAGCGCTTGAAGTAGGTCAGCGACTGGTCAGTGACCCTGTTACAGACTGCAGGAGAAGAAACGGAGTTAGAATAAAAGGAGCACATGATGTGTAACGGGTCACCTGTACTGACATAAACGATGACACACATGGATTAATCGCCACCTCAGGATATTCTAAGTCATGAAATTCAAAGGCCTCATTATTGTGACCAATGTTTTGAGAAATATATTCGAATAAATGCATTTGCCTTTCAGCTGTTTCCATTATAGCTCCTTGAGTCAaggtttttaacatttattggTATTCCAGAGAGACAACAAGTATAAGATAGCATCCTGATGTTTTTAGCACCTGTgcaacttttctttgtttctgatAGAAgtgcaagaaaaaacaacacaaactacaaactcCAAAATGATATATTCCTCTATATCTGCATGTCAATCTGCCTGACAAGATATGAAATTAAAGTCACTGAAGTCACTGTTTTAAAGTTGAGAAATCCATATAAAAATTAAAGCATGTGTTGTGGTGAATTTGCAAAAATTTGAAAAAACACTATTATGTTCTTTCAAGTAAGAGCCAATGTTTAATTTACATCTGTGCAACTGATCCATAAATATCTGCTGGAAAtataatctgtgtgtgtgaatagagATGATAATTGAACTCATAGCAGGCTAGCTCATACCTGACAGGTTGATATCAGTGAGCGAGTCTCTGGTCGTCGTCCCTGCAGCCGTCAGGATGTTGACAGACTGATCTGTGACGTGGTTGCAGTAGCTGAGGTCCAGCTTGGATAGAAGGGGCATGTAACGGATGATGAGGCGCAGAGACGTGTCCGTGATGTCCAACCCTGCCAGACGCAGGTCCTCCACATTACGCAACTTGCTCCTGTTGTCCAACTGACCTGCAACATTTTTTATACACAGGAAAGGAGAATATTTACCGTGAAGAGTCAATTAAGTTATCTGGACATAGGTcatgactcagcttccagatGATTTCACCTGGACAACTGAGGATCTTCATAGTCATTATCTTTGACCATACTCATTAGCCTTCATGATGGTTCATGGTAATGAATAGTTCTGTAGCTGTGCACAGTTGCTGCAGAAAGTATTCAAacactttcacattttataCCATTTTATTGCgtttatgtattaaaaaagagaaaactgctATTTTGTCCATCAACCTACACACAATAATTATAATCTACATATCTCCTTAATTCACAAATTATTTGATAATGAAAAACTGACTTTGGCAGTCAGCCCAAACTGATTAAATACAAGAAGGCACTGGTCAAACAGGTGACCAGAAACACAATGGTTACTCGAACTCAGCTTCAGAAGAGCTCTGCAGCGATTGAAGAAACACCTCAACACTCCATCAGTGGCAAAGTGGTTAGATAGACAGCACAGGATGTTTGGAGACCaccaaactgtatttaaagGACTATGAGAGCATGAGGAAAAGGATTTAGTGGTCTGAGAAATAAACTCTTTGACTAGAACTCCAAGCACTCTACTGGATCTGGCAAACACCGCACATCACCTGCTAATATCATTCCTATGGTGAAGCATGTTGGTGCCTTCTCAGCAGCAGGATCACAGAGATTAGTCTGAAAGGACGAATGCATTTAAATGGAGAGAAGAAAACCTCCTTCAGGATGTATGAGACCTGAGACTAGGGTGACGGTTAATCTCTCAGAATGACCATGATCCATGCATCCAGGGCAATGCTGGAATGGCTTCAAGCCTCTGACTGTCCTTGAATTAGGTCAACCAGAGCCCAGACTTTAACATCACAAGGCATCTGTAGAAAGATCTGAAGATGACAGTTCGAGTGTGAGAAGCTTGTAGAGACTTCCCCGAGAAAATTCTGAACGGATTCATGCGTTTCCATTTGGTAATTATGGAGTTAAAATGTCTAGACTGATGAATAAAGGTGCAAAAAGTAAAGGGATCTGAATAATTTCCAAAGCAACTGTAAGTTATTAAGTTCCGACATCACAGTGCACCAAAAGTAAAGCATCTCCAACTAATTCTCAGTTTAGACAGaacatgtaaatactgtatcaAGTGGATACCTGGCCTGTTGTCTGTGGGAGGTGACAGCAGGTCCCTCATCTGGGCATCTTTCAGTCCCTCAACCCACTGAACATCCAGGGTCCGCAGAAGGGGACAGCTAGAGGTGCAAAGAGCAGAGACCGCCACCCAGGAGCATCCTGACAACAGCAGCACGCGCAGACCTGcaagaacacacaaaacctTATGTtacacactttttaaaaatcacactacttttttctttgttgttgttcttcttctatAAATGCCATGACAGGTTTTCTATCTTGTTCTTTATGCTGCATTTATCTCACCCTCAACGTGTTGAATAAAGGATCCTTTTCTTCAGCTTTTCTGTCTGAGTTTCAGTTAATTGGAggtcacaaaataaacaaacacagatgcagtgAGTATTTTTCCCTAATTAACTGAATGATCAAGCAAAGTGAGCTATAAGTAACAAACCAAAGCACCTCAAATCAGCCATCTAAATTCAGAAGCCTCCTGGGATACAATTATCCACATGGAGGAGCCATATGGGAACATATTACTTAAACACTTGGCTCATATTCAAAAACTTTCACAAAGACAACTCTTTAACTAAACCccataaaaacaccaaattacttgaacaaacaaacaaaaaagaaaataatggtGTATGTTGTTGGCTGAAAACTTTGCAAAAGGTTTATGTTTCATGATCAATCATTGAAATAATTACATCTACAGTGCTTTTTTAAGTTCCTGTTGACTTTTTGAGCCCTTCTTCCTGTGAGGTTAAACAACAAGAGCACTCCAGTTTGTACTTTTTGGatttacattaacataaaacacaaacagtgctttgtttttccatttgacttTCTCACCTGGAAGTCTGTTGATGAGCCAGCTGAGTTGCTTCTTGGAGATGTTGGTCCAGCTGAGGTCCAGAGCTACTGGCTGTCTCCGAATGATGCCACTCAGCATGAGGGGTGTGATGGACTTGCAACGGTTCAGATTGATGTGTTTCCAAAGCCTCTTGTCACAGCACCTGGTGGGACACACAGTAGATACTTTCAGAGGAACGCTCTGTGAAAGGAACATGTTTCAACTCCACAGTACATCTTGTACTCACCATCTGTTCCAGGCCCTGCAGACACGCATGCAGACACAAAGATCTCTGTGAGTCAAGTGGCCGAATACCATCATCCACATCTCTCGTCGCATCACATGAGCCTCGCCGTCGTTCAGCGGCAGTCTGTCAGGTGGGGGGCTTATGGGAGGGGGTCGGATTACATGCCGCTCCATTTGGATACATTTTGGTGGTGACCGGCAGGGTAGTGGCCTCGGGCATATTGGTGTTATTGGTGTGCTTCTGTTCCAGCCAAGTGGTGAATACCCACGTGGTGTACCGTTCACCTCCCGCCCCCGGTGTCGCAGCCAGTCACCCAGGTCACTGCCGCTGTTATTTAGAGGCCACCTAGGCTTCTGGTCATCTACTTCGTTCTCAGGCTCAGCTTTTACTGGCCTGTGGTTCTGATTGACCAGGCTGTCCTCGGTTTTCAGTGGTCGTCTGTTTTGATTGGCCATACCTTCCTCCGTTTTAAGGGCCTTACGGCTCTGATTAGTGGTTAAATCCTCTGTTTTTAGTGGTTTACGGTTCTGATTGGTCACAGAGTCCTCATTCTTCAATGGTCGTCGATTGTGATTGGCTAGACTATCCTCTGTCTTCACTGACACCTGGTTCTGGCTGCTCAGACAGTCTTCCATCTTGGGAATCTCTGGGATAAACTCTTTGCTCAGCTCTTTGCTGGGGGGGCGTCTGCGCTGATGGCGAACCTTAATCTGAGCAGAGCTCCTTTCCTGAGCTTCTCCTGATTCGCTGCTCGGTCCGGCTCTGGGAGAGTTGGCTGACGTCTGGTCACTTGCTGCAGATGTTCTCAGAAGTGGACTTAACATGACCTTTGCTTTGTCCTCTGCACTATTGTCTCTCTGTTTTGCCagtgtctcctcttcctcttcctcttcctcctgttcCTCATCATCATActcatttttatctttcaaatgAATCCTGTCCAAGGAGAATCCATCTTCATCCTGATCCTCCAGGTCATCGTCATCACCATGATCATTCTCAGTCTTGATGTGCCGCAACAGCTTTGGAGTCAAAGGATCATCATGTCTTGCAAGTTTCTTCTACGAGAAAAATAGAAGCAATATAAGAAATtattaatgtctttttaatttagTCTAACTtgcaagattaaaaaaaacagatgagggCCTCACCTTCTTTTTCACAATAACAGGTTCATCGTTGGTGTCAAAaagtttcctctttttcctcagTGGGTTATCCTCAAGCCTTGGTCGTGGCGTACCATCCAGAGACAGCAAGGGGGAACGCTTCTTTGGAGGCTCTTCATCTTTCCTCTTTGGGATTTCTTCCCGTTCTGCCTTTCTCTTCACAGCAGACGTGGTAGTCAAAGCAGTGACAGTTGCTGCTGCCATGATGGGTGGCTCAGCTTCCTCTTTCGAGTCCCGGTTTAACCGTGGTTCTTTCAGCAGCGAGCCGGGAAGGTTGGATGCATACTTGAATCCTGGCCCCCTTTTTTGCTTTGAGGCCAAAAGGTTAGAAAAAAGACAGCACAACTTTATTTCTCTGGTTCTGAGATGATTCTGAGATATAATCAGCTGTTTAATCACTTCATGGTTCAGACACACATAAAGTATATAACCCACACAGATGCTTACTTTGCCAGTTTTCCCCGCATGGTTGCACTTTGGGCACTCCCAGCAGTTTGGTAACTCATCATTAACTACTCCATTTGAATCTTTAACCTGAACAGGAGCACACAGATGAGGTAAGTATAAAAACCATCTCCCCACTATCATCGATTATGTTGGCAATATTTAACACACATCTAGATCGAGCATTTTACCTTAAGACAGTTAGGATGAACAATCTCATTACAGATCGAACACTCCATGAGCATGAGGTTAAACTTCTCTTCGTCATCCTCCACAGTGTCCTCCTTTCCTGCCTCTCCGCAGACAAGACATACTGCTGTGTGGGGCAGCACAGGCTGGagaatcaaaacacacacacacacacacagggtagGAGATAAGTCAGCTGTATCAaatcaatattatttttcaCACCAATTCGTCTTGGTTAGAATTGTAATTGATGAAGTAGATGGGGCATCTCCTCGCAAAtctgtattttacagtgtataaTATCAATTAGGGTTAGACTACAATCTAGGTGCTGCATCGataatgtttcatgtttattatCCGTGGATTAAACACAGATATAAACCACTACcattgtttaaatgtgaagcaAAACAGATTACAGCGACTTCAGAACATTTTACTTACTTGGCTTGTAATCACCTATTGAAATGAAGCTAACACCATCTCAAATCTCACCGATCTAATACTGATCTGGTCCTATATTTCACATCAAAGTAATGAGGTAAGCAACCCAGGTCCTagagagctgcagctctgcttgttgtctgtctcttcttcctactgttgattacctggatcaggtgtgtttaacCAATCAGACTCTATAAGTGGAgagatggttggaaaacaagcaggccTGCAGCTCTCTAGGACCTGGTTACCTACCCCCACTCCCTACAGTAGAATAAGCTAAATTTTGTCACactttttttgttgctttaatCCATTTTGCCAGAGAGCCTTATAGTTCATAGTCTAGATGTATAACCACCAACAATGTGCTAACCTGGCACAGAAAGAGTTGATGAGGACATCGTAAAATGTAGCACAGATGACTTTAGGTTTAGAGTGGTAAATGATTTCAAAATTTACATTTCTCGTTATCTATACACTGCTCtgccaacaacaacacaacctggtggttttaatgttgtggccaGTCAGTGTATACTGTGCTGTTCAGAAATAATCTTCCTCCAGCTGCTGACACACTGTCTCTCTCCGTGGCCCTCACTtccactgctgctactactTTATCCTTATTACACGTCATTACTACAGCAAATGGCAAATACCTAGCATCCACAGAGTGTTACCATGGAAACCACCTTGTTCTGGCCAAGTAAGCATGTTGTACACCTTACCTAGAGTATTCAACTTTAAAGCAAAGCTACATGCATTAAGTATTCATTACAGGAATAGTCTGCTATTTTAGGGGATACACTACACACAATACACTGTCAGTCCACTAAATGTGAAGCCAGAGCCAGCAAGCAGTCAGCTTATGACAAGCTGTGGTTTTATAAGAGTTGTACTATTTGTTGCCAAGGGCAGACACTTCTTTGCTGGTTACAAAGAAACAATGAGGATGATGATAAGACGATGAGATCATTTCAGGTTTTGTGtatattaaacaaacaaaatgtagttTGTAATTTAGTGAACTGGGAGGATTTTGTAGTTATGGACACTGCTTTGCATTTGAGATGCTTTTCTGCGTTCCAGGCATTGttaagctaactggctgctggcAGAATTAATTCagtgttgtattgttttatcATCATGTGCATAGCATGAGAAAAAAGAATGTACTCACTGCAATGCACTGTCTCATGATGCAGGACTGTTTCATGCGACCTGGCCCACCAAACTTCTTCATATCTTTACAAAAGTGGCATTCTCCACACTCCGTCCGCAGGCATGCCTCACACTTCCGACAGCGAGTTCTTCTCCTTCTGGCACCAGATGTTCCCCGACTAGCCGACAGCTTGACTGCTGATGCAGGAGAAGCTGCAATCTTAGGTTTCGGCCGGTTGGGAGGCCGGGGCTGAAAGGACGATGAGGATACAGTGTCAGTAAGTACCGAAAACCataagtgaaatatttcacaaaatagGCATATCAAGGTCGCATGAATTACATAATTGATAGAAagtgtattatttttaaaatgtaaaccatatacacaaatataataTGTGCACTAACACGTGTATTAATTCATAGAGTAGTACTGTATTCATAGACTAGTACTGTAGTTTTTTCGCCTACACTACTTATTTCACCAAATACTAAATAGTCACCGAAGTACTACAAACTGTATACAGTATCCAAGTATCAATTTGACAATTCAGTGATTTTTTCAAAATTGcagatgtgtaaataaaataaagggaAGTTTACTTCATTCTAACGTACTAAattaaattgcattttatttaacgGTGTTAAACTATGTTATTACATTAAGCTGGGGTCAGAGCTACATTAGACATAGACAGGTGTGCCTGATCCTTTCCTTGCACTACCTCACTCTggttaatagaaaaaaaaaaaaaaaaagaaatagcaTCAAAACATGGctacacatataaaatatatcatcACACACGAATCGGCTCAAAACATGCAGTGTATAAACACATTATTCATGGCTGTGAAAGCACAAGATccaggagaaaacaaacacatcaacagtgtCCCTGGAGGCATCTTCCAAATTTAGCACTTCACTTGCTTGCATGTTTCTACTTCAAAGAGAAACTGTACTTATGGCTACATTTCACACATGGATCACTCGGATCTATTATTCTGTTTTAGGGGGTGCGCAGACTGATTTATAACAGCACACATTAAATGTGCTCCATTTAATAGAAGTGGGTAATGGAGATGAGATCCCTTTGATCTGCATCATTATTGTTCTTGTGTTATATATTCTGCTCCTTCTCAAGCTTAGAATCCAACcacaacaatgtttttttaacatgaaaacCACATGTCAAAAAACTGCCAACCATGCCATGTGAGAAAATATGTGGCAATGTGTGAGATGAAATAAACAAGAACAACGGGtgcaaaacactgcagctcttGGAAAGGAAGATCAGATTTCTTTAGTTACATCGGCAGTGCACATTTTCCTAGCGTCAGCATAGCAACAGCCACGTCCCGTTCCCTAACAGAACAGTCTGTGACACACAGACTTGTAACCAATAAGAACTGTAATGAGACCCTCtaacagaaaaagaaagcaggCTCAATCTTAGgcatattatatatttttctaacaATAGTCATGAAATGGACTGACATAGGCAGTCAGATATGCAGTTACCAGACAGGATTAGAGAGAGATGCAGTGGGGGGGGTAGGGCTTGTGCAGTCTGCACTTGTCTGTTTTAGGGGCATTTATATGGATTACATACAGCTTGGACCCTGAAATGCGACCAGATATTTCTGCTCAAGAAACCCTTCCCTGTAACATCATGATCTGTAacccagttttttttttcagctacAACTCTCGGTCAACAGGTTGAAGTTATGATCGATCAGCTTATGATACTGTATTATTACTGCACATTTACATCTGTAACTTGACCTGATGCAAGTGATGAACAGATCGATACTTGAAAATAGATGTCAGATAGCTGTGCATATTGTGCTATAAATCCACTTTAAACCCCCCCGCTGTCTGCTAAGTGGGTGTTCTCTAAAGCAGAGAGATCCCTCTGATGTTCAGAATTCAAAAAGCACTAACAAAGACATCAAGCATCTCTCAGTCTAAATAACTAACCTATATCTCTTGaacagaaaatgtgtcactgaaAACAATGGAGCCATTAGTAGCTGTTCCATGCACACCTCCGTACAGCTCGTAGTATATACACGTGTCCCCCTTTGTCCAGTAATAATGACAGTTTGAGTGACCAACTAGTAATTTTACTTCAAACCTCAAAGCTCATTCAGCTGGGAATCATTATGAGAAGTAGACTCGTGTTCTCTGACACAGCCTTTGAAGCTTTGGAGCTACTGTGGAGAGCCGTGGAAATAACATACTGAGCATAAACTTAACATCACCTTGAAGATCACAACAAGCAGAAATAGCTGATACTGACAGACCACTGTCTCAGtttatcaaatatttgtttatatttaatatctGAGCAAACCCCTTTAACTTGTGAAGGAATATTTCTAGAAACAATTGACTTGGCAACAAAATGGGTTCACAAGTTCCTGGAAGGATTACTTTCCAGTTAAGCTTTAAAGGTGA encodes the following:
- the LOC113158336 gene encoding lysine-specific demethylase 2B isoform X3, with the translated sequence MAQAVETCGESGRRLRSICRRMYDENEDLSDVEEIANIRGFSVEEKLVSDTYTANFVRWMDGKDFTYEYVQREALRIPLIFKEKDGLGIRMPDPEFTVSEIKGLVGSRRPVDVMDVSTQKGSEMSMAQFVRYYETPEEERDKLFNVISLEFSHTKLENLIKRPTVVDQVDWVDNMWPPDLKQSQTEATNVISEMKYPKVQRYCLMSVKGCYTDFHIDFGGTSVWYHVFKGQKVFWLVPPTTHNLALYEDWVLSGKQSDIFLGDRADGCQRVELQQGYTFFIPSGWIHAVYTPKDTLVFGGNILHSFNIPMQLTIHEIENRTKVRSKFRFPFYYEICWYVLERYLHCLTKRSYLSQESRKEPVLMDYETKANTESPSSDSRSQDMNEDSCETQVREDQGEKSERVTQDGPCSPDGKGQQLKAVLSVDSEDSCNPSSTSLDFPKTPSDSPASESQNKWTHLTEFELSGLRTLVEKLESLPENKKCVPEGIENPQGLLEDMKVALKEHADDDPKLAITGVPVVFWPKKIIKPRPPNRPKPKIAASPASAVKLSASRGTSGARRRRTRCRKCEACLRTECGECHFCKDMKKFGGPGRMKQSCIMRQCIAPVLPHTAVCLVCGEAGKEDTVEDDEEKFNLMLMECSICNEIVHPNCLKVKDSNGVVNDELPNCWECPKCNHAGKTGKASKQKRGPGFKYASNLPGSLLKEPRLNRDSKEEAEPPIMAAATVTALTTTSAVKRKAEREEIPKRKDEEPPKKRSPLLSLDGTPRPRLEDNPLRKKRKLFDTNDEPVIVKKKKKLARHDDPLTPKLLRHIKTENDHGDDDDLEDQDEDGFSLDRIHLKDKNEYDDEEQEEEEEEEETLAKQRDNSAEDKAKVMLSPLLRTSAASDQTSANSPRAGPSSESGEAQERSSAQIKVRHQRRRPPSKELSKEFIPEIPKMEDCLSSQNQVSVKTEDSLANHNRRPLKNEDSVTNQNRKPLKTEDLTTNQSRKALKTEEGMANQNRRPLKTEDSLVNQNHRPVKAEPENEVDDQKPRWPLNNSGSDLGDWLRHRGREVNGTPRGYSPLGWNRSTPITPICPRPLPCRSPPKCIQMERHVIRPPPISPPPDRLPLNDGEAHVMRREMWMMVFGHLTHRDLCVCMRVCRAWNRWCCDKRLWKHINLNRCKSITPLMLSGIIRRQPVALDLSWTNISKKQLSWLINRLPGLRVLLLSGCSWVAVSALCTSSCPLLRTLDVQWVEGLKDAQMRDLLSPPTDNRPGQLDNRSKLRNVEDLRLAGLDITDTSLRLIIRYMPLLSKLDLSYCNHVTDQSVNILTAAGTTTRDSLTDINLSVCNRVTDQSLTYFKRCGSICHIDLRYCKQVTKEGCDQFIAEMSVSVQFELIEEKLLQKIS
- the LOC113158336 gene encoding lysine-specific demethylase 2B isoform X4 gives rise to the protein MAQAVETCGESGRRLRSICRRMYDENEDLSDVEEIANIRGFSVEEKLVSDTYTANFVRWMDGKDFTYEYVQREALRIPLIFKEKDGLGIRMPDPEFTVSEIKGLVGSRRPVDVMDVSTQKGSEMSMAQFVRYYETPEEERDKLFNVISLEFSHTKLENLIKRPTVVDQVDWVDNMWPPDLKQSQTEATNVISEMKYPKVQRYCLMSVKGCYTDFHIDFGGTSVWYHVFKGQKVFWLVPPTTHNLALYEDWVLSGKQSDIFLGDRADGCQRVELQQGYTFFIPSGWIHAVYTPKDTLVFGGNILHSFNIPMQLTIHEIENRTKVRSKFRFPFYYEICWYVLERYLHCLTKRSYLSQESRKEPVLMDYETKANTESPSSDSRSQDMNEDSCETQVREDQGEKSERVTQDGPCSPDGKGQQLKAVLSVDSEDSCNPSSTSLDFPKTPSDSPASESQNKWTHLTEFELSGLRTLVEKLESLPENKKCVPEGIENPQGLLEDMKVALKEHADDDPKLAITGVPVVFWPKKIIKPRPPNRPKPKIAASPASAVKLSASRGTSGARRRRTRCRKCEACLRTECGECHFCKDMKKFGGPGRMKQSCIMRQCIAPVLPHTAVCLVCGEAGKEDTVEDDEEKFNLMLMECSICNEIVHPNCLKVKDSNGVVNDELPNCWECPKCNHAGKTGKQKRGPGFKYASNLPGSLLKEPRLNRDSKEEAEPPIMAAATVTALTTTSAVKRKAEREEIPKRKDEEPPKKRSPLLSLDGTPRPRLEDNPLRKKRKLFDTNDEPVIVKKKKKLARHDDPLTPKLLRHIKTENDHGDDDDLEDQDEDGFSLDRIHLKDKNEYDDEEQEEEEEEEETLAKQRDNSAEDKAKVMLSPLLRTSAASDQTSANSPRAGPSSESGEAQERSSAQIKVRHQRRRPPSKELSKEFIPEIPKMEDCLSSQNQVSVKTEDSLANHNRRPLKNEDSVTNQNRKPLKTEDLTTNQSRKALKTEEGMANQNRRPLKTEDSLVNQNHRPVKAEPENEVDDQKPRWPLNNSGSDLGDWLRHRGREVNGTPRGYSPLGWNRSTPITPICPRPLPCRSPPKCIQMERHVIRPPPISPPPDRLPLNDGEAHVMRREMWMMVFGHLTHRDLCVCMRVCRAWNRWCCDKRLWKHINLNRCKSITPLMLSGIIRRQPVALDLSWTNISKKQLSWLINRLPGLRVLLLSGCSWVAVSALCTSSCPLLRTLDVQWVEGLKDAQMRDLLSPPTDNRPGQLDNRSKLRNVEDLRLAGLDITDTSLRLIIRYMPLLSKLDLSYCNHVTDQSVNILTAAGTTTRDSLTDINLSVCNRVTDQSLTYFKRCGSICHIDLRYCKQVTKEGCDQFIAEMSVSVQFELIEEKLLQKIS
- the LOC113158336 gene encoding lysine-specific demethylase 2B isoform X6; translated protein: MFTHNLPSLLTSCDICCVNDSPINCQRSGVLLRTKVLLYCLMSVKGCYTDFHIDFGGTSVWYHVFKGQKVFWLVPPTTHNLALYEDWVLSGKQSDIFLGDRADGCQRVELQQGYTFFIPSGWIHAVYTPKDTLVFGGNILHSFNIPMQLTIHEIENRTKVRSKFRFPFYYEICWYVLERYLHCLTKRSYLSQESRKEPVLMDYETKANTESPSSDSRSQDMNEDSCETQVREDQGEKSERVTQDGPCSPDGKGQQLKAVLSVDSEDSCNPSSTSLDFPKTPSDSPASESQNKWTHLTEFELSGLRTLVEKLESLPENKKCVPEGIENPQGLLEDMKVALKEHADDDPKLAITGVPVVFWPKKIIKPRPPNRPKPKIAASPASAVKLSASRGTSGARRRRTRCRKCEACLRTECGECHFCKDMKKFGGPGRMKQSCIMRQCIAPVLPHTAVCLVCGEAGKEDTVEDDEEKFNLMLMECSICNEIVHPNCLKVKDSNGVVNDELPNCWECPKCNHAGKTGKASKQKRGPGFKYASNLPGSLLKEPRLNRDSKEEAEPPIMAAATVTALTTTSAVKRKAEREEIPKRKDEEPPKKRSPLLSLDGTPRPRLEDNPLRKKRKLFDTNDEPVIVKKKKKLARHDDPLTPKLLRHIKTENDHGDDDDLEDQDEDGFSLDRIHLKDKNEYDDEEQEEEEEEEETLAKQRDNSAEDKAKVMLSPLLRTSAASDQTSANSPRAGPSSESGEAQERSSAQIKVRHQRRRPPSKELSKEFIPEIPKMEDCLSSQNQVSVKTEDSLANHNRRPLKNEDSVTNQNRKPLKTEDLTTNQSRKALKTEEGMANQNRRPLKTEDSLVNQNHRPVKAEPENEVDDQKPRWPLNNSGSDLGDWLRHRGREVNGTPRGYSPLGWNRSTPITPICPRPLPCRSPPKCIQMERHVIRPPPISPPPDRLPLNDGEAHVMRREMWMMVFGHLTHRDLCVCMRVCRAWNRWCCDKRLWKHINLNRCKSITPLMLSGIIRRQPVALDLSWTNISKKQLSWLINRLPGLRVLLLSGCSWVAVSALCTSSCPLLRTLDVQWVEGLKDAQMRDLLSPPTDNRPGQLDNRSKLRNVEDLRLAGLDITDTSLRLIIRYMPLLSKLDLSYCNHVTDQSVNILTAAGTTTRDSLTDINLSVCNRVTDQSLTYFKRCGSICHIDLRYCKQVTKEGCDQFIAEMSVSVQFELIEEKLLQKIS
- the LOC113158336 gene encoding lysine-specific demethylase 2B isoform X5 — encoded protein: MDVSTQKGSEMSMAQFVRYYETPEEERDKLFNVISLEFSHTKLENLIKRPTVVDQVDWVDNMWPPDLKQSQTEATNVISEMKYPKVQSVNDSPINCQRSGVLLRTKVLLYCLMSVKGCYTDFHIDFGGTSVWYHVFKGQKVFWLVPPTTHNLALYEDWVLSGKQSDIFLGDRADGCQRVELQQGYTFFIPSGWIHAVYTPKDTLVFGGNILHSFNIPMQLTIHEIENRTKVRSKFRFPFYYEICWYVLERYLHCLTKRSYLSQESRKEPVLMDYETKANTESPSSDSRSQDMNEDSCETQVREDQGEKSERVTQDGPCSPDGKGQQLKAVLSVDSEDSCNPSSTSLDFPKTPSDSPASESQNKWTHLTEFELSGLRTLVEKLESLPENKKCVPEGIENPQGLLEDMKVALKEHADDDPKLAITGVPVVFWPKKIIKPRPPNRPKPKIAASPASAVKLSASRGTSGARRRRTRCRKCEACLRTECGECHFCKDMKKFGGPGRMKQSCIMRQCIAPVLPHTAVCLVCGEAGKEDTVEDDEEKFNLMLMECSICNEIVHPNCLKVKDSNGVVNDELPNCWECPKCNHAGKTGKASKQKRGPGFKYASNLPGSLLKEPRLNRDSKEEAEPPIMAAATVTALTTTSAVKRKAEREEIPKRKDEEPPKKRSPLLSLDGTPRPRLEDNPLRKKRKLFDTNDEPVIVKKKKKLARHDDPLTPKLLRHIKTENDHGDDDDLEDQDEDGFSLDRIHLKDKNEYDDEEQEEEEEEEETLAKQRDNSAEDKAKVMLSPLLRTSAASDQTSANSPRAGPSSESGEAQERSSAQIKVRHQRRRPPSKELSKEFIPEIPKMEDCLSSQNQVSVKTEDSLANHNRRPLKNEDSVTNQNRKPLKTEDLTTNQSRKALKTEEGMANQNRRPLKTEDSLVNQNHRPVKAEPENEVDDQKPRWPLNNSGSDLGDWLRHRGREVNGTPRGYSPLGWNRSTPITPICPRPLPCRSPPKCIQMERHVIRPPPISPPPDRLPLNDGEAHVMRREMWMMVFGHLTHRDLCVCMRVCRAWNRWCCDKRLWKHINLNRCKSITPLMLSGIIRRQPVALDLSWTNISKKQLSWLINRLPGLRVLLLSGCSWVAVSALCTSSCPLLRTLDVQWVEGLKDAQMRDLLSPPTDNRPGQLDNRSKLRNVEDLRLAGLDITDTSLRLIIRYMPLLSKLDLSYCNHVTDQSVNILTAAGTTTRDSLTDINLSVCNRVTDQSLTYFKRCGSICHIDLRYCKQVTKEGCDQFIAEMSVSVQFELIEEKLLQKIS